A stretch of DNA from Candidatus Pseudomonas phytovorans:
CACAGTGGCCGAAGTGAATGGCGCGCTGTTGTTCGGCAGGCGCGTTACCCAGTTGTCCGGCACCAGCTTGCCATTGTCGGCCAGGGCGTTGATGTCGGTGGCCATGTTCATGGTGATGACATCGGCCGGCAGGCCATCGATCACCGAACGGGCTTGCTTGCTCGAACCGCCGAAGGACATCTGCACGGTGACCTTCTCTTTGTGCTCGGCTTCCCAGTGCTTCTGGAAGGCCGGGTTGTAGTCCTTGTAGAAGTCGCGCATCACGTCGTAGGAAACGTTGAGCAGGGTCGGGGCGGCCTGGGCGATGTTGCCCAGGGCCAGGCCTGCGGCGAGCAGCGAGGCGGTGAAAAGTTTTTTCACGTTGCTTCCTTGTTCTTGAAGGTTATTGGGGCAGATTGCCAGCGACTATAGCGGGTGGGTTTGTGCGGGTTAAAGAACAAAAACGACTTTGGTTATTCCGCTGCCTGGGCTGGCCTCTTCGCGGGTAAACCCGCTCCCACAGAATCACCACAGGCCTGAATTGTGCGCGGTCCCTGTGGGAGCGGGTTCACCCGCGAAGAGGCCAGTGCAGGCAACATCATTGCTTGGGAAACAATCCATTCCCACAGCGAGAACAGAACGCCGCGCCATGCTCATGCGTCTTCTTGTGGCAGGTCGGGCAATCATGCTGCAACTGCTCCCCGCGCATGGCATTGGCCAGTTCGGCGGTAAAGATGCCAGTCGGCACGGCGATGATCGAATAACCGGTAATCATCACCAGCGACGACAGCACCTGCCCCAGCGGCGTCTTTGGCACGATGTCGCCAAAGCCAACCGTGGTGAGGGTGACGATGGCCCAGTAGATGCCCTTGGGGATGCTGGTAAAGCCATGCTCCGGCCCTTCGATCACGTACATCAATGTGCCGAACACGGTTACCAGGGTCGACACAGTCACCAGAAAGACGATGATCTTCTGCTTGCTGCCGCGCAGCGCCTCCATCAGGTAATGGGCCTGCTTGAGGTAAGGGCTGAGCTTGAGCACGCGGAAGATCCGCAGCATCCGTATCACGCGGATGATCAGCAGGTATTGGGCGTCGCTGTAGTACAGCGCGATGATCCCCGGCACGATTGCCAGCAAATCGACCAGGCCGTAGAAACTGAAGGCGTAGCGCCAGGGCTTGGGCGAGCAGTACAGGCGCGTCAGGTACTCGACCAGAAAGACTGCGGTAAAGCCCCACTCGATGGCGGCCAGCAGGCCGGCGTAGCCCTGGTGCACCTCGTCGATGCTGTCGAGGATGACTGTGACCAGGCTGGCCAGGATGATCAGCAGGAGGATCTTGTCGAAGCGTCTTCCAGCCACGGTGTCGGTCTGGAAGACCATGATGTAAAGCCGCTCGCGCAGGCTTGCAGGGTTGTTCATTGGCTCATTCCGTATTGCGATGGGCAGAGCCTAGGGGCTGCGTTTCAGCTGTGCAAGCGGCCGGCGTTGCGCTGCCTGGGCTGGGCCAGGTGGCTGCCCAGGTGCATCAGCCAGCAGGCAGCGACGAAGGGCGCGGTCAGGCCAGGTACCGGCAGCAGCTTGAACAGCGGTTGCAGCAGCAGGGCCAGGCCGATCGCCAGCAGTGTCACCCAAGGTTTTTCACCCTGTCGGCTGAAGGCCAGCGCTGCCAGCGCGGCATTGAAGCCGTACAGGCCCAGCCATGCTGCTTGCGCCTGGTCGGCGAATAGCGCGACACCACCGCCGATGGCCGAGCCGATCACCGCCCACATCGCGGCATAGGGGTTGGCGATGAACATGCCGATGATGATCAGCAAACCGGCCAGTGGCTGGTCGAGCAGGAAGATCTGGCCGACGCCACGCGCCAGGGCGTGCAGCGGGTCGGCTTCGACGAAACCGCCGGGCGAGGGGCTGGCGAACAGCAGGGCGGTCCAGCCCAGCAGCACGAACGGTGCGGTATAGGCGATCAGCAGTTTGCCGCCGCGCTTGCGCCATTGGTGGGTGATGATGCTGGACAGGCCGCCAGCGGCGATGATCAGTGGCGGCAGGATGGCCGACCAGGGCAACACGGCGCTGATTAACAGGCCGATGAGCACGCCGTTGTAGCAGTACAGCCCGGCCTGGCGGTCGGCGCGGTCGTAGCCGCGGGCTTGGGCGGTGATCAGGCCGGCGAGAGCGCCGAGCAGGGCGCCGCCGACCAGATTGGGCGCGGTCAGCAGGATGGCCAGCAGGCAGCACAGGCCGCACAAGGGATTGCGCAGCAGCAGCACCTGGCTGAAGCCGTTGAGTAACGCCGTGGCCCAGTCGGGGCACGGGTTGACGAAATTTTTGCTGTACATGGGGCAGTCAGTGAGGTTGATGGGAGGGCGGTGGGCCTCTTTGGGCCTCGGTTTTCCGCAGTTCTGGTAAATCTGTGCATGGGGAGGGCGTCGCCCTCCATTCGCGGGGCAAGCCCGCTCCCACAAGATCTGCGCTGTGCCATGGAGCGGCGCGCATCCTGTGGGAGCGGGCTTGTCCCGCGAATGGGGCGCAACGCGCCCCCGGCGGTCTCAGACGAGGGTCTCGATCCGCAAGGTATTAGTCGAACCCGGCTTGCCGAAAGGCACACCGGCGGTGATCAGCAGCGTGTCGCCACGGCTGGCCATGCCTTGCGCCTGGGCGATTTCCAGCGCAGTAGACACAACCTCGTCAACCTGGCGCAGGCGGTCGTTGACCACCGAATGCACGCCCCAGGCCACGCTCAGGCGGCGAGCAGTGTTCAGGTTCGGCGTCAGGTTCAGGATCGGCGCCCGTGGCCGCTCGCGTGCAGCACGCAGGGTCGAGGCGCCCGACTCGCTGTAGTTGACCAGCACCGCCACCGGCAGGATGCCGCTGATGCGGCGGATGGCGCAGCTGATGGCGTCCGACACGGTAGCCTCGGCCTTCGGCCGGCCAACGTCGAGCTGGGCCTGGTAATCCGGGCCGTTCTCCACCTGCCGGATGATCTTGCTCATCATCTGCACGGCTTCCAGCGGGTAGTCACCCGAGGCCGTCTCGGCTGACAGCATCACCGCGTCAGCACCTTCAGCCACAGCATTGGCCACGTCGGTGACTTCGGCACGGGTAGGCGCAGGCGAGAAGCGCATCGATTCGAGCATCTGCGTGGCCACCACCACCGGTTTGCCCAACTGGCGGCAGGTGCCGATGATGCGCTTCTGGATCTGCGGCACACTTTCGGCCGGTACTTCCACGCCCAGGTCACCACGGGCCACCATGATCGCGTCTGCCAGTTCGGCAATGGCTTGCAGGTGTTCGACCGCCGAGGGCTTCTCGATCTTGGCCATCAGGTAGGCGCGGTCGCCAATCAGCTGGCGCGCTTCAACGATGTCTTCGGGGCGCTGTACGAACGACAGGGCCACCCAGTCCACGCCCAGTTCCAGGCCAAACGCCAGGTCGCGGCGGTCTTTTTCTGTGAGCGGGGAGAGGTCGAGTACCGCTTGCGGTACGTTGACACCCTTGCGGTCGGACAGCTCGCCACCGTTCAGTACTTCGGTGTCGATGGCGTCGCTGTGCTTGGCAGTAACGCGCAGGCGCAGCTTGCCGTCGTCCAGCAGCAGGTCCATGCCCGGCTCAAGGGCCGCAATGATTTCGGGGTGCGGCAGGTTGACCCTTTGGCTGTCACCCGGGGTTTTGTCCAGGTCCAGGCGCAGGGCCTGGCCACGTTGCAGTTGCACCTTTCCTTCGGCAAAGCGGCCCACGCGCAGCTTGGGCCCTTGCAGGTCCATCAGGATGCCCAGCGGGTGGTTCAACTGCAGCTCCACTTCGCGGATCCACTGATAGCGCAGGGCGTGGTCAGCGTGTTCGCCGTGGCTGAAGTTGAGGCGGAAGATGTTCACCCCGGCTTCGACCAGTTGGCGGATGTCGTCGATGCCGTTGATCGCAGGGCCGAGGGTGGCGAGGATCTTTACTTTTTTATCAGGCGTCATGATTGGGCAGTCTCAAGGATCAGGATGGCGCGGAAGTCGTTG
This window harbors:
- a CDS encoding ion transporter yields the protein MNNPASLRERLYIMVFQTDTVAGRRFDKILLLIILASLVTVILDSIDEVHQGYAGLLAAIEWGFTAVFLVEYLTRLYCSPKPWRYAFSFYGLVDLLAIVPGIIALYYSDAQYLLIIRVIRMLRIFRVLKLSPYLKQAHYLMEALRGSKQKIIVFLVTVSTLVTVFGTLMYVIEGPEHGFTSIPKGIYWAIVTLTTVGFGDIVPKTPLGQVLSSLVMITGYSIIAVPTGIFTAELANAMRGEQLQHDCPTCHKKTHEHGAAFCSRCGNGLFPKQ
- the pyk gene encoding pyruvate kinase translates to MTPDKKVKILATLGPAINGIDDIRQLVEAGVNIFRLNFSHGEHADHALRYQWIREVELQLNHPLGILMDLQGPKLRVGRFAEGKVQLQRGQALRLDLDKTPGDSQRVNLPHPEIIAALEPGMDLLLDDGKLRLRVTAKHSDAIDTEVLNGGELSDRKGVNVPQAVLDLSPLTEKDRRDLAFGLELGVDWVALSFVQRPEDIVEARQLIGDRAYLMAKIEKPSAVEHLQAIAELADAIMVARGDLGVEVPAESVPQIQKRIIGTCRQLGKPVVVATQMLESMRFSPAPTRAEVTDVANAVAEGADAVMLSAETASGDYPLEAVQMMSKIIRQVENGPDYQAQLDVGRPKAEATVSDAISCAIRRISGILPVAVLVNYSESGASTLRAARERPRAPILNLTPNLNTARRLSVAWGVHSVVNDRLRQVDEVVSTALEIAQAQGMASRGDTLLITAGVPFGKPGSTNTLRIETLV
- a CDS encoding urea transporter, with protein sequence MYSKNFVNPCPDWATALLNGFSQVLLLRNPLCGLCCLLAILLTAPNLVGGALLGALAGLITAQARGYDRADRQAGLYCYNGVLIGLLISAVLPWSAILPPLIIAAGGLSSIITHQWRKRGGKLLIAYTAPFVLLGWTALLFASPSPGGFVEADPLHALARGVGQIFLLDQPLAGLLIIIGMFIANPYAAMWAVIGSAIGGGVALFADQAQAAWLGLYGFNAALAALAFSRQGEKPWVTLLAIGLALLLQPLFKLLPVPGLTAPFVAACWLMHLGSHLAQPRQRNAGRLHS